The following proteins are co-located in the Phragmites australis chromosome 10, lpPhrAust1.1, whole genome shotgun sequence genome:
- the LOC133883716 gene encoding CBL-interacting protein kinase 25-like, whose protein sequence is MVQAMPRLLMGRYHLGKLLGKGSFAKVYHARNVESGEEVAIKMMDKDHLAKTGAAQQQIMREIDIMRRVRHPNVVRIHEVMASKTRIFVVMEFVGGGSLHGYLVHRSDRGVGEVVARRVFHQLVSALDYCHSLGVYHRDIKPENILVDDKGNIKVADFGLSSLADTARQDALLHTICGTPMYIAPEVLARRGYDGAKADVWACGVVLFALAAGRLPFNHKDIYTMYHMICRSDYQCPPWFSAGLVRLIRRLLCPYPTQRITIPQIKETPWFKKGFKEINFYIGNDDRPRSLGKSGEPEQRYFDSDSDDDTTVSSLSSEDPFSPVAGVQHRGSGSRMHTSVSAPSLTTLEKTDSAAIQVHPRMRRPKSLNAFDIIASSPSFDLSGLFEEPGEQMRFVSAAPVAKIISKLEEIAGHVSFTARTKEYQVSIEETRNGLRGALLISTKIFEITPELVMVKVCKKAGDIAAYRQFCSNELKPGLRGLVDGLREDCVCVACDSE, encoded by the coding sequence ATGGTGCAGGCGATGCCGCGCCTTCTGATGGGACGGTACCACCTGGGCAAGCTGCTCGGCAAGGGCAGCTTCGCCAAGGTGTACCACGCGCGGAACGTCGAGtcgggggaggaggtggccatcAAGATGATGGACAAGGACCACCTGGCGAAGACGGGCGCTGCGCAGCAGCAGATCATGCGCGAGATCGACATCATGCGCCGCGTGCGACACCCCAACGTCGTGCGAATCCACGAGGTGATGGCAAGCAAGACGCGCATCTTCGTCGTCATGGAGTTCGTCGGCGGCGGCTCGCTCCACGGCTACCTTGTCCACCGGAGCGACCGCGGCGTCGGCGAGGTCGTCGCGCGCCGCGTGTTCCATCAGCTGGTGTCGGCGCTCGACTACTGCCACTCGCTTGGGGTGTACCACCGCGACATCAAGCCCGAGAACATCCTCGTCGACGACAAGGGCAACATCAAGGTCGCCGATTTCGGCCTCTCCTCTCTCGCCGACACGGCGAGACAGGATGCGCTCCTCCACACCATCTGCGGGACGCCCATGTACATCGCGCCTGAGGTGCTCGCGCGCCGGGGCTACGACGGCGCCAAGGCGGACGTATGGGCCTGCGGCGTCGTGCTCTTCGCGCTCGCGGCCGGCCGCTTGCCCTTCAATCACAAGGACATCTATACCATGTACCACATGATCTGCCGCTCCGATTACCAGTGCCCGCCGTGGTTCAGCGCCGGCCTCGTCCGCCTCATTCGCCGCCTCCTCTGTCCCTACCCAACGCAGCGCATCACCATACCACAGATCAAGGAAACTCCGTGGTTCAAGAAGGGCTTCAAAGAGATCAACTTCTACATCGGTAACGACGACCGCCCACGCAGCCTCGGCAAGTCAGGCGAGCCCGAGCAGCGATACTTCGACTCCGACTCGGACGACGACACGACCGTGTCATCTCTGTCGTCGGAGGATCCGTTCTCCCCGGTGGCGGGCGTGCAGCACCGTGGCAGCGGCAGCCGTATGCACACCTCGGTGTCGGCGCCGTCGCTGACCACGCTCGAGAAAACGGACAGTGCCGCCATCCAGGTCCACCCGCGCATGCGCCGGCCGAAGAGCCTGAACGCGTTCGACATCATCGCGTCCTCGCCAAGCTTCGACCTGTCCGGGCTGTTCGAGGAACCAGGCGAGCAGATGCGGTTCGTGTCCGCCGCGCCCGTGGCCAAGATCATCTCCAAGCTGGAGGAGATTGCCGGGCACGTTAGCTTCACGGCGCGCACCAAGGAGTACCAGGTGAGTATCGAGGAGACGCGGAACGGGCTCAGGGGCGCGCTCCTCATCTCCACCAAAATCTTCGAGATCACGCCGGAGCTCGTCATGGTCAAGGTGTGCAAGAAGGCTGGCGACATCGCCGCATACCGGCAGTTCTGTAGCAATGAGCTCAAGCCCGGCCTGCGTGGCCTAGTCGACGGCCTGCGAGAGGACTGCGTCTGTGTAGCTTGCGACTCTGAGTGA